Proteins encoded in a region of the Fusarium falciforme chromosome 6, complete sequence genome:
- a CDS encoding AB hydrolase-1 domain-containing protein codes for MGSVNDKPVFLVVTGAWHPPVCYDSLKNELNRLGYECAIPHMPSMGHGTHGVTWEADKAKVLETAGPYFDEGREVVLVGHSYGGIPATVATEGQGAHERAERGLKGGFRSIVFLAAFAVPVKGWDLLTTFGGAWPDWQNTQEAYTKASIYKHSTVNEKGFQMLYNDTTEEEARKVYANLLPHSQDAFETGIDFIATDITIPKTYLICENDLIFPLALQEQLVKLTPGMKERRIAAGHSPFLGKSPETCRILVEIAEDQ; via the exons ATGGGCTCGGTTAATGATAAACCTGTTTTCCTTGTCGTCACCGGGGCATGGCATCCACCCGTCTGCTACGACTCCCTCAAGAACGAGCTCAACCGCCTTGGCTACGAATGCGCAATCCCCCATATGCCCTCGATGGGCCACGGAACACACGGAGTGACCTGGGAGGCCGACAAGGCAAAGGTTTTGGAGACGGCTGGCCCTTACTTTGATGAAGGCAGAGAGGTGGTCCTCGTCGGCCACTCGTACGGAGGCATCCCTGCCACGGTCGCCACAGAGGGACAGGGGGCCCACGAGCGAGCTGAGCGAGGGCTGAAGGGTGGATTCCGCTCCATCGTCTTTCTTGCGGCTTTCGCGGTTCCCGTCAAGGGTTGGGATTTGTTGACGACCTTTGGTGGAGCTTGGCCTGACTGGCAAAACACCCAAGAGGCTTACACAAAGGCAAGCATTTACAAACAT TCTACCGTCAATGAGAAGGGCTTTCAGATGCTCTACAACGACAccacagaggaagaagcaagaaaGGTCTACGCAAACTTGCTGCCGCACTCCCAAGACGCCTTCGAGACAGGCATCGACTTTATCGCGACCGACATTACCATCCCAAAGACTTATCTAATCTGCGAGAACGACCTCATCTTCCCCCTGGCTCTTCAGGAGCAGCTGGTCAAGTTGACCCCCGGCATGAAAGAGAGGCGGATAGCGGCTGGCCATAGCCCGTTCCTGGGCAAGTCTCCTGAGACTTGTAGGATTCTCGTCGAAATTGCCGAGGACCAGTAA
- a CDS encoding 2EXR domain-containing protein has product MNRDTFHTFFNLPDDIRDEVYLLATPPRIVRVEESPQVSSPDVLAFLYQLQFTGKRPFIHPSLAYFAPYWRPYVLGLPGWNPQILEPHEPISQSPAQPDPWKPSQSCPRLDPVWLAHRPELAWNLCRSSSLYSKAPIPPLLHTCRDSRNRLRRLGYELAFPTRTSEARTWFNFRRDTLFLRDPDIIQFQRYKIDAQGRYFDDMLLALPYNLTQFMPLDLLSVRRLVLPFDRVLDMVDPSSPDLLIKIMGTLRVMPHLEQLFIANGIFGPVAGTQPLEWIDCDAADCHLEEVRKISTFRDLSKFVVGSSLVEHYAAAWAGFSTWVGDEFEERLQEGRDEDLRQSVRKWGVPNVKVGYLGAPRELRRLSHMRQGYWQELESTDVADKRSREREQSMSTTYSESEEPVTGSSGSDAWSDEWPAY; this is encoded by the coding sequence ATGAATCGAGATACTTTTCATACATTTTTCAACCTCCCCGACGATATAAGAGACGAGGTTTACCTTCTTGCGACACCTCCACGTATCGTCAGAGTCGAGGAGAGCCCTCAGGTCTCTTCCCCTGATGTGCTCGCATTTCTATACCAGCTCCAATTCACGGGCAAACGACCTTTTATACATCCTTCTCTGGCATACTTTGCTCCTTACTGGCGCCCTTACGTCTTGGGGCTACCAGGATGGAATCCGCAGATCCTGGAACCCCATGAGCCAATCAGCCAGTCGCCTGCTCAGCCTGATCCATGGAAGCCATCCCAAAGTTGCCCCCGCCTCGATCCCGTCTGGCTTGCTCATCGACCTGAGCTTGCATGGAATCTATGTCGAAGCTCGAGCCTCTACTCCAAAGCTCCAATACCGCCTCTGCTGCACACGTGCCGCGACTCTCGAAACCGCTTGAGACGACTCGGGTACGAACTCGCTTTCCCAACTCGCACCTCAGAAGCCCGGACTTGGTTTAACTTTCGACGCGATACGCTTTTTCTCAGAGATCCCGATATAATTCAATTCCAGAGGTATAAAATTGACGCCCAAGGCCGCTACTTCGACGATATGCTGTTAGCCCTCCCATACAACCTGACCCAGTTTATGCCTTTGGATCTACTCAGCGTCCGACGACTTGTCCTTCCTTTCGACCGAGTACTCGATATGGTGGACCCTTCTTCCCCCGACCTGTTGATAAAAATAATGGGGACTCTGCGTGTCATGCCTCACCTTGAACAACTGTTCATAGCCAATGGCATCTTTGGTCCTGTTGCCGGAACACAACCCTTGGAATGGATCGACTGCGACGCTGCGGATTGCCACCTTGAAGAAGTCCGGAAAATCTCTACATTTAGAGATCTCAGCAAGTTCGTTGTCGGATCAAGTCTGGTTGAACACTATGCAGCCGCCTGGGCAGGCTTTTCGACATGGGTGGGcgacgagtttgaggagcGCCTTCAGGAAGGCCGAGACGAAGACTTGCGCCAGTCAGTCCGAAAATGGGGTGTTCCAAACGTCAAAGTAGGGTACCTTGGCGCACCGAGGGAGTTGAGGCGCCTTTCTCACATGCGACAGGGGTACTGGCAGGAGCTCGAGAGCACAGACGTCGCTGATAAAAGGTCTAGGGAAAGGGAACAGTCAATGTCTACCACCTACTCTGAGTCCGAGGAGCCGGTAACGGGCTCTTCGGGCAGTGATGCCTGGTCTGATGAGTGGCCAGCGTACTGA